In Gemmatimonadota bacterium, the sequence CAGGAACGTCATGTAGCGCTCGGGAAAGTCCAAGTAGGGCGCGCGAAACGACGTCACCGGGGCGAAAGCACGCAGCAGCGCGGCCGAGCGAGCGATCTCGCGCTCCGCCTCGTCCGGCTCGAGCGCCGAGAACGAGCGGTGCGTGTGCGCGTGGCACCCGAGCTCGTGACCCGCGTCGACGATGCGGCGGATCAGCTCCGGGTAGCGCTCCGCGGTCTCTCCGGTTGCGAAGACCGTCGCGAGCAGGTCGTTAGCGGCGAATAGGTCCAGCACCTGGGGCATCCCCCGCTCGACGCCCACCCACCCGTCCAGATAGGGCGGGCAGTCGGGCTCCAGATCCACTGTCAGGCAGACATCCGACACGGTCCCGTCAGCCGTTCCCCTCGGCGAGGAGCTCGTTGAGGTATCTGTGCGCCAGGCCCTGGTAGTCGGAGTCGCCGGGATGCAGGAA encodes:
- a CDS encoding polysaccharide deacetylase family protein, translating into MSDVCLTVDLEPDCPPYLDGWVGVERGMPQVLDLFAANDLLATVFATGETAERYPELIRRIVDAGHELGCHAHTHRSFSALEPDEAEREIARSAALLRAFAPVTSFRAPYLDFPERYMTFLEAHGFTIDASRGRYKPTHWFRTPARSPIRRIPASTTSSVLRAPPAVRNLLLGLMRTPVVLFVHPWEFVDQSEAPIPWDCRFGTGTAALESLSSTIEFFARRGDRFVRMTDLEAVDP